CACGAAGATATTCATACTGCCGGGGACGACATCGATATCTGCTTCCACATCCGCAACGAAGAAGAGCTGTTCATACGTGCCGCCGGGAAAGCCCAGCCCGAGCCCCTTCCGGACGGTGCTGTGAGCGCCGTCACATCCGACCAGATAGGAAACAGACGTCCTCTCCTCTTCCCCCTTTTTCTCAAGGCGGGCGTCGATCCGGTCCCCGTGATCCGTGAAGGCCGATAACGATGTCTCCCATTCCACTTCCACTCCGGCTCGCTGCAGTTCCTTCACCAGAATTTCTTCATGCTCATCCTGAGGAAGGTTGAGAACGTAAGGGAACGGGCTCAATCCCTTTCCTAAATCCGGGAATTCCAGCTTCGCCTTCTCTTCTTTCCCTTCCCAGAATCGAAGGGATGACATCGGGAGCCCCCGCTCGACGATCTGCTCGGCAAGACCGAGCTGCGCGTAATGTTCAAGGATCCGGGCGTGGATGACGAGCGCCCGCGAAGCCTCCCCCGGTCCTTTGTTTTGATCAATGATCCGGAAGGGAACTCCGAGCTTTACGAGACTATGAGCGAGCGCGAGGCCCGTCGGACCCGCACCTACAATTAGTACCTGAGCTTTCATCGTGACATCCTCCTCTTTTTGATAAGCGAATTAATGAACACTGTGTTGATAAACAGCTTCTATCTCCATTATAATAAGCTGGAAGTAGATTACAATGAACAATCCGAGGCACAACTGCCGTATAATCAACAGTTTTCCAATGTAGTGTCGATTATATAAAAAAAGGGGGACAAAGATGATGACCCATGACCGACGCGTCATCCGGACGAAGAAGCTGATCCGGGAAGCACTTGCTGAGCTTATCGGGGAAAAAGGGTTCCATGCCGTCTCCGTAAGGGACATTACGACGAGAGCGGCGATCAACCGGGGTACCTTCTACCTGCATTATCAGGATAAGTTCGATCTCCTGGAGCAGTGTGAGAAAGAGGTGTTCGAGGAGATCGAAGCGGTGGCGGAGAAAGTGGACCTCCAGGAGATGAAGCATTTCCTCGCAACGAATAAACCACTCCCCTTCATCGTATCCCTCTTGGATTATATAAAGGAAAATGCAGCGTTCATGCATGCGGTCCTCGGTCCGAACGGCGACGTTTCCTTCCAGCTCGCGTTCAAAGATTTCTTGAAGACGAACGTCGGCAGGGAGGTGCTGCAGACCGCAAAGGAGGAAGATCGTCTGGTACCGTACGATTACCTGCTCTCCTATCTCGTATCCGCTCATCTCGGGGTGATCCAGGAGTGGCTGGAAACGGGAACGAAGGAATCACCGGAGGAGATCTCGGTCTATATCGCCCGGCTGTCGCTGCTCGGCCCATTCCAAGCAGCCGGACTTGCCAAGGGAAGGAAGTAACAGAGAGCCGGGCTCCCCATACAAAAAAAGCCTGCCGAAGGACATTCTTCGGCAGGCTTTCCTGTTTATTTCGGTAACGGTGCTTTTTCTGAAACGAAGCCTTTCTCCACGAGCTCTTCCCAGAACGCTTGAGGGATCTCCTTCTGGATCATGGCGATATCCTCTTTGATCCGGTCCGGACGCGTCGAGCCCGGAATGACGGACTTCACAGCAGGGTGCGCCGTCGAGAACTGGAGCGCAGCTGCTTTCAGCGGGACGCCGTGCTTGTCGCCGATCTCCTTCAGCTGATTAACGCGGCCGATGATGTCGGCTCCCGCCTTCTCGTAGTTGAAGTGATCGCCGCCGAGCAGCACACCGGAGTTGTACGGTCCACCGACGACGATGCCGACGCCGTTTTCCTCCGCGGTCTTCATCATGCGCTCGAGGGCGCGGTCGTGCTGCAGCAGCGTGTACTGGGTCGCAGACAGACATAAGTCCGGCTTGTTTTCCTTCAGCTCCATCGCAATCTCGATCGGTTCGGTCGTGTTCACGCCGAGACCCCACGAGCGGATGACGCCCTGTTCCCGGAGTTCAGACAAGACACGGAACGCACCGGTCCGCGCCTCTTCGAACTTCGCAATCCAGTCGTCGCCGTGGAAATCCGGAGAGACGTCATGGACGAACACGAAGTCGAGGCGGTCGGTCTTCAGACGATCGAGGCTCTGTTCGATCGAGCGCCGTGTCGCATCAGCCGAGTAATCGGTCACGACTTTATTGTTACGGGCGTACTGGAACAAGCCTTCCTTGTCCTCTTCTTCTTCCTCCAGCACGTACCGGCCGACCTTCGTACTGATCAAATAATCGTCGCGGTCATACTTGGACAGCACCTCGCCGAGACGCATCTCCGCAAGGCCTGCGCCGTAAAACGGTGCCGTATCGAAATAACGGACACCCTCATCCCAGGCGGTTTGGATCGTTTCTCTCGCTTCTTCCTCGGACACTTCGCGGAACATGTTCCCGAGCGGAGCCGTTCCGAGTCCGACTTTATGCTTTAACGCATGTTCGAATGTTTTCATCTTTCCAGATCCTCCTTTTTGCATTGCTTAAAGGTATATATCCGGAATGAGGAAAAGGGAAACACGAACACTTACAGCGGCTTCGGTTCGTTGACCTGCTCGTCCGGATTCCACTCTAAAAGCTGGCCCGCATGGACAAGGCCGGATCCGAAACCGTATAGAAGCACGCGGTCGCCGTTCTGGACTCTGCCTTCCCGGATACCGAGATCGAACGCCAAAGGAATGGATGCCGCCGACGTGTTCCCGAAGTTCTCCAGGCTGTACAGCGTCTGATCCATCGAGTAGTCCAGCTTCTCGCTGATCGGCTCGATCAAACGCAAATTCGCACTGTGCGGCACGAACCAGTCGACTTCTTTCATCTGCATTTCCGCACGCTCCAGCAGCGTCGTGATCGTCTTCGGAATATTACGGACGACCCAGCGGAACACTTCCCGGCCGTTCTGAACAAGATACGGCGTATCCTGAAGCTCGATGTCGTTCACATTCGATGATAACCCGAGACGATAGACGTGCTGGGCCGCACTTCCGTCACTGCCCACATACGCGCCGAGGAAGCTGTCGGATTCCGCATCCGCTTCCACCAGCACAGCGCCTGCGCCGTCACCGAACAGCACACACGTATTGCGGTCGGTATAGTCCGTGATCTTCGACAGGCTGTCCGCCCCGATAACCAATACTTTCTTATGAAGCCCAGAGGCGACGAAGCCGTGAGCGGTATGCAGGGCGGACACGAATCCGGCACACGCCGCGCTCAAGTCCATCGCTCCGGACGCTTTGATTCCTAATTTATTTTGAATGATGCTTGCGACGGATGGAAACGGAAAATCAGGCGTACTTGTCGCTACGAGAATCATATCCACATCTTCCACCTGTTTGTCATACCGGTGCATCAGATCCTCGACCGCAGCG
This sequence is a window from Bacillus sp. SB49. Protein-coding genes within it:
- a CDS encoding ketoacyl-ACP synthase III codes for the protein MGKARVTAIGTYVPEKRLTNPDLEQMVDTSDEWIVKRTGIKERRIGRPDEQTSDLCIAAVEDLMHRYDKQVEDVDMILVATSTPDFPFPSVASIIQNKLGIKASGAMDLSAACAGFVSALHTAHGFVASGLHKKVLVIGADSLSKITDYTDRNTCVLFGDGAGAVLVEADAESDSFLGAYVGSDGSAAQHVYRLGLSSNVNDIELQDTPYLVQNGREVFRWVVRNIPKTITTLLERAEMQMKEVDWFVPHSANLRLIEPISEKLDYSMDQTLYSLENFGNTSAASIPLAFDLGIREGRVQNGDRVLLYGFGSGLVHAGQLLEWNPDEQVNEPKPL
- a CDS encoding aldo/keto reductase, with protein sequence MKTFEHALKHKVGLGTAPLGNMFREVSEEEARETIQTAWDEGVRYFDTAPFYGAGLAEMRLGEVLSKYDRDDYLISTKVGRYVLEEEEEDKEGLFQYARNNKVVTDYSADATRRSIEQSLDRLKTDRLDFVFVHDVSPDFHGDDWIAKFEEARTGAFRVLSELREQGVIRSWGLGVNTTEPIEIAMELKENKPDLCLSATQYTLLQHDRALERMMKTAEENGVGIVVGGPYNSGVLLGGDHFNYEKAGADIIGRVNQLKEIGDKHGVPLKAAALQFSTAHPAVKSVIPGSTRPDRIKEDIAMIQKEIPQAFWEELVEKGFVSEKAPLPK
- a CDS encoding TetR/AcrR family transcriptional regulator — its product is MTHDRRVIRTKKLIREALAELIGEKGFHAVSVRDITTRAAINRGTFYLHYQDKFDLLEQCEKEVFEEIEAVAEKVDLQEMKHFLATNKPLPFIVSLLDYIKENAAFMHAVLGPNGDVSFQLAFKDFLKTNVGREVLQTAKEEDRLVPYDYLLSYLVSAHLGVIQEWLETGTKESPEEISVYIARLSLLGPFQAAGLAKGRK